The following are encoded together in the Chaetodon trifascialis isolate fChaTrf1 chromosome 3, fChaTrf1.hap1, whole genome shotgun sequence genome:
- the LOC139329120 gene encoding caveolin-3-like: MAEMNHSHEPMIRRDSHSREIDLNNRDPKQISEDVVKVSFEDVIAEPAGTHSLDGVWKASYTTFTVSKYCCYRSLTAIFGIPLSLLWGLLFACLSFWHIWAVMPCTKSCLIEFQCLSQPYSLIIRTFFHPLFEAMGKMYSGVRVVMRKW, encoded by the exons ATGGCTGAAATGAACCACAGCCACGAGCCGATGATCAGGAGGGACAGCCACAGCAGGGAGATCGACCTCAACAACAGGGACCCCAAGCAAATCAGCGAGGATGTGGTCAAG GTCAGCTTTGAAGATGTGATCGCAGAGCCTGCCGGCACACACAGTCTGGATGGGGTGTGGAAAGCCAGCTACACCACCTTCACAGTGTCAAAGTACTGCTGTTATCGCAGCCTTACTGCCATCTTTGGCATCCCTTTGTCACTGCTCTGGGGCTTGCTGTTTGCCTGCCTGTCATTCTGGCACATCTGGGCTGTCATGCCCTGCACTAAGAGCTGTCTGATCGAGTTCCAGTGTCTGAGTCAACCCTACTCGCTCATCATACGCACCTTCTTTCACCCGCTCTTCGAGGCAATGGGGAAGATGTACAGCGGTGTGAGAGTGGTTATGCGCAAGTGGTAG
- the oxtrb gene encoding LOW QUALITY PROTEIN: oxytocin receptor b (The sequence of the model RefSeq protein was modified relative to this genomic sequence to represent the inferred CDS: deleted 1 base in 1 codon) encodes MEDLLREQNFWPQNISWTNSSRGNDSHLGNITVNPLKRNEEVAKVEVTVLVLVLLLALAGNLCVLWAIHATKHSQSRMYYFMKHLSIADLVVAIFQVLPQLIWDITFRFYGPDLLCRLVKYVQVVGMFASTYLLVLMSIDRCLAICQPLRSVHKRKDRFYVIASWMLSLIFSTPQAYIFSLREVGDGVYDCWGDFVQPWGAKAYITWMSLSIYIFPVAILSICYGLICFKIWQNFNLKTRRDHFMALTTRPSKGAHPLSRVSSVRLISKAKIRTVKMTFVVVIAYIVCWTPFFFVQMWSAWDPAAPREDMAFIIAMLLASLNSCCNPWIYMFFAGHLFQDLMQCLFCCCRQYLTASSCSCDGQCRHKSNSSTYVIKNTGARGASHTHPAQGDRHTESKLKAIQISCTQASWRSRKSPFSGI; translated from the exons ATGGAGGACCTTTTACGCGAGCAGAACTTTTGGCCGCAGAATATTTCCTGGACCAACTCAAGTCGTGGAAACGACAGTCATTTAGGAAACATCACCGTGAATCCTCTAAAGCGAAACGAAGAAGTGGCCAAAGTGGAAGTTACCGTCCTGgtcctggtgctgctgctcgctCTAGCCGGGAACCTGTGCGTCCTGTGGGCTATCCACGCCACCAAGCACAGCCAGTCGCGGATGTATTACTTCATGAAGCACCTGAGCATCGCTGACCTTGTCGTTGCTATCTTTCAGGTGTTACCGCAACTCATCTGGGATATCACATTTCGCTTCTATGGGCCGGACTTGCTGTGTAGGCTGGTTAAATACGTCCAGGTGGTGGGTATGTTTGCATCTACGTACCTGCTTGTCCTGATGTCCATCGACAGATGCTTAGCAATCTGCCAACCACTTCGCTCGGTGCACAAGAGAAAGGATCGCTTCTACGTGATCGCCTCTTGGATGCTCAGCCTGATCTTCAGCACTCCTCAAGCATACATATTTTCTTTGAGGGAAGTCGGGGACGGTGTGTATGACTGCTGGGGAGACTTTGTACAGCCATGGGGTGCCAAAGCATACATCACATGGATGAGTCtcagcatttacattttcccAGTGGCGATTTTAAGCATCTGCTATGGCTTGATATGTTTTAAAATATGGCAGAACTTCAATTTAAAGACGAGAAGAGACCACTTCATGGCGCTGACTACAAGGCCCTCCAAAGGCGCTCATCCCCTCTCTCGTGTGAGCAGCGTGAGGCTCATTTCAAAAGCAAAGATCCGCACAGTGAAAATGACATTCGTAGTGGTCATCGCCTACATTGTGTGCTGGACTCCCTTCTTCTTTGTCCAGATGTGGTCTGCATGGGATCCTGCTGCCCCAAGAGAAG acaTGGCCTTCATCATCGCCATGTTGTTGGCCAGtctgaacagctgctgtaacCCCTGGATCTACATGTTCTTTGCCGGCCACCTGTTCCAGGACCTGATGCAGtgcctcttctgctgctgtagaCAGTACCTGACAGCCTCTTCCTGCAGCTGTGATGGACAGTGCAGGCACAAGAGCAACTCATCAACATACGTCATTAAGAACACGGGC GCCAGAGgagcctctcacacacatccagcacagGGGGACCGGCACACTGAGAGCAAGCTGAAAGCCATCCAGATTTCCTGCACCCAAGCAAGCTGGCGATCACGCAAGTCCCCCTTTTCAGGCATTTAA